A region of the Candidatus Eremiobacterota bacterium genome:
TAGAAGAGCACGGCGATTTCAGCCTTGCGGCTGGCTTCAACGATGAGCGGCTCCAGAGTTTTTATCATGCGGTTCATGCGCCTGACCAGCGGGAAGGCGCTCGTTCGCCCGGCTTCAGGCGTCAGCGGGGTGAACCAGTAGAAAGTCCCGCCTGAGTGACCTTTGTGGCGCACGTTGCGTCCCTGCGAGAACATGTAGTAATTCCAGCCTTTGAGGCCGTTGGCAATGCTCGCTTTGTAAAAGAGCTCCATCTCGCGGGGACTGGTCTCCACATGGTGCTCGCGCGAGCCGCACTGGAACTCGGCCGCGAAAAGGGGCTTCCCGGCCTGCTTGGCAGAAACGATGTCGTTGATGATACGGTCGTCATGAAAGTTGCGATGGCTCTGGAATTCGGGAATATGGTCGATGCCGAAGAGTATTTCGCTCCCGGTGCTGAACAAATCGTCATACATCGTGATGTTCACCGGGAAATCATACCCGCTGCCGAAAATCCAGCCCGGCAGGTTGTGATACACAGGCACCGTTACCCCGCGCTCTCTGGCCATGGTGCAGAGGAGCCGGAGGTAATCGCCGTAACAGGTTCGCCAGAAACAATGCCACTCGTAGTCGCAGGCTTTTTCGCCCCGGGATTGATACGGTACCATGCCATCCTGCGGCAGCTCAACGGAGTCAAAATCAGCGAAAGCAGTCCCCCACAGCCCGTTCATCTCATTGACGGCACTGAACCTGCGCTTCAGGTAGGCAATAAAACGCTCCTGCACCGCATTGCCATAATCGGCCTGGTGGGCAAGCCATGAGAAAACACCAATCTCGTTGCAGACCTGCATCATGATGATGGGACCACCGGCAGAGTCCTGGCTGCGGCTTATGAGTGGCATGATGCGATCATACCAACGCCCGACTTTTTCCAGATATTCTTTGTTGAACAGGCTCACTCCATCGCCGGCAACGATGGTTCCACCGCGGGTGCGCATTTTTACCCGGGGACCGTAGCGGTCAAGAAACCAGTCGGGCAGGCCGGCGCCTCTGAACTCGGCAAGGATAAAGGGTCCGGGCTTTACGATGCAGGTGAGTCCATGTGCTTTGCAGCGCTCAATCCATCCAAGGAGGTCACGCTCGGGTGTGACGTCGCCGCTGAAATCGAAAACGCCTTCTTCCGGTTCGTGCCACGCCCAGGGTACATAGCTGCTTACGGTACGGAGGCCGGCATCCGCGGCAGCATCGAGATGCCGGTCCCACAGCTCGCGCCTGATCCTGAAATAATGGACTTCGCCCGAGAGCAGAAAGGTTCTGGTGCCGTCAAGATAAAAGCTTGAGTTGCGGACAGCAAATGACATCTCTCAGCGAATCAGCCTTTCAATAATTGATGAGGTCACGCCATGCCTCCCGCCTGCCCGGAATTCTGCTGCTTCAGAATATCCTTGATTTCGAGCGAACGCTTTTCAGTGAGCGTGTACCTCAGTATGAAGAAGATGGACAGCAGGCTCATGATGAACGGCAGGCCGATTTCCACCACGCGCATCATCAGCAGGGTGTAGGGAGTCTGTTTTTTGATCGGCATGATATCCCTGTCGAGCCTGTCGAGAGCCTGTTCAAGCGCCGAAAGCTCTGAAGAAGGTGACAGATGGCGGACCTGTTCCTGCACGCTCTTCATTCTCGCAAGTATGTCAACATAATGCTCCCTGTTCTCCCCGCTGTTTATCCAGCGTGGCTTCGCCGATTTGGATTCAAGGTGCGAGATCAGCTCAAAGGAGTTGAGCCCGGCTTTCTCGAGCTTGGTGCGGAAGGTTATCGCGGCGGTCTCGAGCGCCAGGCTTTTCAATAAAGGCTCCGGCGTCTGGCCTGTGACCGTGTTGAGCTCATCGCCTGCCTTCTTCAGGTCAATAATGGTTGCATTGGTCACTTCGAGTGCCCGTGCGAGAGCTTTCTTACGGTCTGCTTTGTAATCAGGCAGGCTCTCATTGCCCTCCGCTCCGGCCTTATCCAGTTCCTTTTTCAGGTAAGTGGCGTAAATCCTCGATTCGTCGAGCGCGTCGGCACACTGTTTTCTGGCCGTGGAAAGCAGGCCTGCCGATGTGCCGCCGAATCCCTTCTGGCCGCTCCAGGCCTGCACGCTGCTGCGCAGCTCCCTTATGGTGCCCTGCAGGCTGTCGACCTTGGTGACCTGGGCTTCGTCGAACATAATGAACACGATCAGCGCGCCGGCCACAAAACTTGCCAGGGCGGTTCCCATCTTGATAAACCACCAGAAAATGGCGTAATAGTTTCCTTCGGAGCGCTTGCCGGTGTTCAGCTCATCTTCGTCGCATATATCGCCGACCATCGACGAGCCCAGTGTGAAGAAGAACAGCATGCCGGCCGACAGCAGCATGGTGGGAATGACGATAAGGTAAGGATAATGAGGATTATAGCATACAATCTTTGACAATTGTGCAAGTGCCATGAGCGCCATTGAGATGATGAGCGTGTTGCGTTTGCCGAGTCTTGGGCTTATCCAGTTAAGGGGGAACACCGCCAGCACGCCTGTAATGGCCCATACCGTCCCGTTGATCCCCAGCAGGGTGGCCCCGGCCACTTTATCGCCTCCAAAGATATAAAATATGGGGATGTATGATCCCAGGAGCTGAACGAAATTGAAACCCATGGCCAGTGTAAACACAGTGAGGGTGAGCATTACGAAGTTGCGGTTTGACACCACCATCCCCATGTCCTTCCAGAAATGGGTCTTCTCCTGTTTCGATGCCTTCTGGAAGCCGGGCTCCCGCAGCGCATAGAACCACCAGAACGACAATGGTATGATGAGGCCGGCAATCATGAGGGAGACGTAACGCATGCCGTCGGCTTCGTTGCCTCCCGGTCCCTTGAAAATCTCCATGCTCGCGATGGCAAAGAGCCATGGGGTGCTCATGGCAAAAAGGTTGCCCACGAAACTCTTGGCGCTGAAAAGCCTTGTCCGCGCATGGTAGTCGGTAGTGAGCTCCATGCCCAGGGCGCCGTGCGGAATCTCGAAAATATTCACCGCGGTAAAGAACAGCAGCAGCGTGAAGAGGATGTATACGAGCTGGAAGGTATGGTAGCTCGATTCAGTCGGGAACCACGATTGCACCAGCTCTCCTTTTGGGATCCACCACATGATCACGAAGGTGACGGCTACCATAATGCCGCCGAACAGCAGGTAAGGCCTGCGCCTCCCGAGGCGGCTGCGGGTATTGTCGCTGAGGTGCCCGATTATCGGGTCTGAGACGGCATCCCACAGACGGGGAATGATGAGGATGAAGCCAAGCCAGAAGGCGCTGAGTCCCAGGCTGATGTTGCCCATGAGGCCGACAAGTATGCCGGCGATATTAAACAGGGCAATCGGAATAATCCCCCCGGCGCCATAGGCGGCAAGCTGTGAAAACGGTATGTATTCCCCGGTTTCCTGGGCCGCCTTATCAGTGTTTTTTTCGTCTTTCATCTTTTTTCTTTCACGTTCATTGCGGTCTGTTGATGTGGGCGTATCAACAGTAAATTCCTAATTTGGCCGGAATATCCTTCACCGCCCTCGTGACCTTCGAGATCACTCGCAATCACTTCCAAATAGATGGGAAGCCCAGGTTTCTTCTTTCTAATCCACCACTTTCACCTCAACCCATGGGTATGGACGACTCATAGAGACAGACTATGCCAGAGCGGCGCCATAGCCGTCACCACCTGCATCCGATGGGCATGGCATGAGCCAAAGGAAGCTCTCGATAAGGCCCTCCCGCGCCCGGCGGAGTGCGGGGAAAGATGATCCGGGCCGCGCAGTGATAAAGGCAATGAGTCACTCTGCTGTTCTGCGGAGTGCCCGGGATTTTCTCTCGTCCTCTGCCTCTTCAATGGAATGATATTTCTTCACGCCTCTCACAGGAGAAGGGAGGGGGGACAGGCGCGCGAGTGACCAGGCTGCCTGGATGCGACGCACAAGGGAGGGATCATCCGGCTCCAGCCACATCGCCCTCTGGGCTTCTTCGTGACTCTTGAAGCGCCATATCGTCATATCCTCACTCCTCCTCGATATGAAACTTCTCACGGAGAAGCTCCGCATCGACGCGGTCCTGGCTTCGAATCGTCCCGCGTTTCATTCGGTACAGTGTCAGGGGAGTGGCTACCCGGACTCTCACCCCTTCAAGGCTCCGCTCCTCTGCCACAATATCATCAAAGCCCAGCGCTTCTCCGAGCCTGGAGAGGATATCGATGACATAGTCACAGGAAGGCGGGCCATATCGAACCACAGGATATTCTCCGGCCAGATCCTGCTCGGTGATGCCTTCTATTTCCGGATCATCGAAGACGCTTCGCAGCGCCTCTTTGAGCCGCCGGACATTGACAGGGTCGGGCCGGATGAAAAGGTCAATATCGCCGGTGGCGCGGACAATTCCCTGGAGGGCCATGGCGACTGCTCCCACGAGAACATATTCCACATCATGTTTCTGGAGAGCGGCGGCGATTTTCAGGAACTCCTGGATCTCCATATCATTCTGCCTCCTGAGTGAAGGAAAGGAAACTGGATCCCGGCGCCCCGTCCTTCGCAGATAGTATACAAGAAATTTCGGGAAAAGTCTAGAAATTTCACGGAGAAGGACAGCGAAAAGGTCTCTGCAATGCCTCCAACGATAGATGATCTTCTCAAGCTCTGCCCCCAATTCATGCCCATGAGAGGAGTGGTGAAGGCACAGAGAGAAAGCTCAATTCATGGCCGGGCAGAAAAATCCCACTGATCCAGGAAGCACCGGTGACGACCGTCACTTCGAGCTTGTCATTCAGGCGAGCGAGATCCTCACCTCTTCACCCGATATCAAAGAGATACTTGACCGCCTCATGGACCAGGTGCTCACCGTCATCAACGCCCAGGCCGGCTACGTGCTCATGAGGAGAGACGACGGCGGCGACTGGCAGTTTTATGCTGCCCGCTCCCGTGAAAAAGGAGAGATCCCCCCGGAAAAAATAATGATCAGCAGGAGCGTCGTCAACCAGGCGGTCTTGTCGGGAGAGCCCGTCATCACCACCGATGCCCTCCATGACCAGAGGTTCGAGGGAAAGACAAGCATAGGCCTTTATGGGCTCAAGTCGGTGCTCTGCGTCCCCCTTGTAATCCAGGGAGAAGCCCGGGGCGTCATCTATGCCGACAACCCTGTTGAAACCGCCGTATTCGGGCCCAGGGACACCGCGCTCCTCCTGTCCATAGCGCGCCAGGCGGCAATCGCCATGGAAAACGCCGGGCTTTACGAAAAAATGAAGACCATCCATGAGGAAAGCATGGAAAAGGCCAGGAGGGAACTGCAGGAGACCCAGGCCCGGCTCTTCCAGGCTTCGAAAATGGCCGCCGTGGGCGAGCTTGCCGCAGGCGTGGCCCATGAAATCAACAATCCCCTCGGGGCCATCGAAGTCACCATATCGGCGATGCAGAGCCATGGCGGTGATGAGAAGCTCATGGGCCGCCTTGACAATGTAATGCGGGCCATCCTTCGCTGCAAGTCCATAATCAGCAAGCTCCTCGCCTTCTCCCGCCCCTCCGGCGGCCCCGTCACGAGGACAGGCATTGCCGACCTTATCGGGAACACCCTCCCGCTCTTCGACCTGGCCCTTCAGAAGGAACGCATCAAGATCCGCCTGGATATTGAGCAAGGCCTCTTCGTGCGAGCCGACGGGGGAGAGCTTGCCCAGGCCATCACCAATATAATTCTCAATGCCCGTGACGCCATGGCCTCCCTTGAGACGGGAGCGCGCCGTGAAATAGCCATCTGCGCTTACTCACGGGGGGAAATGGTCTCTTTGGAGATTGGCGACACAGGGACGGGCATGAGCGAAGAGGTGATGGAGCGCGCCTTTGAGCCCTTTTTCACCACGAAGAAACCAGGGGAGGGAACGGGCCTCGGCCTTGCCCTGGCCTTCCAGATAGTAAAGAAGCATGGCGGATCCATAGAGCTTGCCTCAAGGGCCGGTGAGGGGACCAGGGTCAAGATGGACTTTCCTGCAGACGAAGAACACGTGAGGTGACCTGTGGCCGAGAGGATCCTGATTGTTGACGACGATGAGTTCATGCGCACAAGCCTCAAAACGGAGCTTGAAGAGGAGGGCTTTGACGTGGCCCTCGCGGTGAACGGGACACAGGCCGTCACCCTTGCAAGGGAAGGCCATTTTGACCTCATACTCTGCGACGTGCGGATGCCCGATATAGACGGGATAGAGACCATTACGGCCATCAGGGAGGCCAATCCCTCGGCGCGGGTAATCTTTATCACGGCTTATGCAAGCGCCGACACCCCTGTTTCCGCCTTGAGGCTCAGGGTCGATGATTACCTGATGAAGCCCTTCTCTTTCAGCGAGCTTCTCAGCAGCATCAAGGCGGCCCTTGTGCGCCTGCGGCAGAAGGAGAGCTTTATCGACGGCGTGGCGCGGTACTGCGGAAGCTTCATGAAGATAATAAGGGGCGTCCTCTTCGAGAGCAAGATATCCCACCTCCAGGGCCATGCCGAGCATGTAGCCCGCTTTTCTCTCAGGATAGGCCGCCACCTCGGCCTCTCACCCCTCAGGATGCAGAATCTTTACCTTGCGGCCCTCCTTCACGACATAGGCTACGTGGAGCTCCACCCCTCGCTCATGGAGAAAAGGGAGTTCGAGGAGCGCGACAGGGAGCTTGTCAAGAATCACCCTGTCTTTGCCCGCGAGCTTCTCGCCCCCTTCAGGGAGCTCAGGGAAGTGGCCACCATAATTTACTGCCACCATGAGCGCTGGGACGGAAAGGGCTATCCCCAGGGACTCAGCGGAGAGCAGATCCCCGTCGAGTCGAGGATCATCGCCATCGCCGAAGCCTATGACAGCCTCACCAGCGCCAGGCCCCACAGGGAAAAGCTTGATATGGCAGGGGCAGTCAGCCACATTGAAAGGGAGAGCGGGAAGGCCTTTGACGGCACGATTGTCGAAACGGCAAAAAAAATACTGGCCTCCACTGAGAAAGATGACATCGAGGTGCTTCCTGTGGCGAACGAAAAGCACGACGGCCGCATCTCAGCCCTGCTCACCCTGGCTGAGCTTTACCTGGAGGCAGGCGATTACGGGACTGCCCGGGAGGCTTTCAGCAATGCGAAGGAGCTCATCAATGAAGGCGCTTCTGAAGAGCTCTACGCAAGGGCTGAGATGGGTATGAGCGATCTGCTTTCACGGCAGGGCAGGCACGAAGAAGCGCTCGCCATGGCACTGGATCTTCTTGATTACACGGCGCAAAGATCCCTCCAGCTCCTCCAAGCCCTTGCAATTATCAGGGCCTCGGCCCTCAGGATGGAGCTGGGCCGCTATGACGAGGTGGAAAAAGACCTGCTCCTCGCCCTGAAAGTCCTCACCCTCTGGGAATCGGCCCCTGGAAAGTGCCAGGCGGAGCTTCTCCTCACGGCCCTCTACGCGCTGGGCGGCGAAAGGGATTCCAGGAAATTCGAGGAGCATCTTTGCCTTTTTGTTGCCTCGCCTTCAGCCGGTCAGTGCTTCAAGGCTTTCACCCGTTATGAAGCCCTCATCCATGCGATATTGAAGCGCTCCATGGAAAAGGACGCATATCTTGTGGAGATCACAGCCCTTCTTGCCAAGGCGCCGGGAGCGGCGATGAAAGTGCTTGAGAGCCTTTCAGAGGACCGCGACTTTCTGGTGAGAGAGAGGGCCGGAATGATCCTTGGGAAGCTTTCGGCACATCAGCCTGCCGGGCTCCCTGCAGGGAAAGAATCACCTCAGAAGCCTGCGGATACCGGAGAGAAGGCCTCTGCGGCCTCTCCCCGGGCACCGGCGGGCCACCTCCTGAAAGTATTTCTTTTCGGAGCCTTCAGGGTCTCGGCAGGCGCCGCCTTCATTGAGAGCGGGGTCTGGATCACCCAGAAGACCAGGAGCCTTTTCGCCTTTCTTGCCTCGAGGCTCGGCGAGG
Encoded here:
- a CDS encoding beta-galactosidase, coding for MSFAVRNSSFYLDGTRTFLLSGEVHYFRIRRELWDRHLDAAADAGLRTVSSYVPWAWHEPEEGVFDFSGDVTPERDLLGWIERCKAHGLTCIVKPGPFILAEFRGAGLPDWFLDRYGPRVKMRTRGGTIVAGDGVSLFNKEYLEKVGRWYDRIMPLISRSQDSAGGPIIMMQVCNEIGVFSWLAHQADYGNAVQERFIAYLKRRFSAVNEMNGLWGTAFADFDSVELPQDGMVPYQSRGEKACDYEWHCFWRTCYGDYLRLLCTMARERGVTVPVYHNLPGWIFGSGYDFPVNITMYDDLFSTGSEILFGIDHIPEFQSHRNFHDDRIINDIVSAKQAGKPLFAAEFQCGSREHHVETSPREMELFYKASIANGLKGWNYYMFSQGRNVRHKGHSGGTFYWFTPLTPEAGRTSAFPLVRRMNRMIKTLEPLIVEASRKAEIAVLFYSPYYASELGRPVPAASGLMFNAWSIRRPAFFDGLLRILQVLNIEYDMLDLGQAAGAAMSRYRQVWAFCTDEMNAPEQQKLLDYTSAGGQLVIFPCLPDRELSQKPCTLIREAFGAHPDGAVVMDSPLIDVYEHLDVRCASPILTYSGESLNGAEIVARTLNGSVCGLAGNLGKGSFIHLGTWLGFDTEGHKPVYEKLLGQSGARLQQAASSTYHVTVRERFTPDKSALLFAANYYNEEHTGKVTYTHPGNGEIISLPYSQKEMPWPPLYAVLSPLCLSLAEGISLLHCTSDLLSIDADDNQIVMTLFGDRDLEGELVLEGPQAGRVKTATLDGRPPEMSFPGHRVVIRYSHLHKKEMILSLELS
- a CDS encoding MFS transporter, which produces MKDEKNTDKAAQETGEYIPFSQLAAYGAGGIIPIALFNIAGILVGLMGNISLGLSAFWLGFILIIPRLWDAVSDPIIGHLSDNTRSRLGRRRPYLLFGGIMVAVTFVIMWWIPKGELVQSWFPTESSYHTFQLVYILFTLLLFFTAVNIFEIPHGALGMELTTDYHARTRLFSAKSFVGNLFAMSTPWLFAIASMEIFKGPGGNEADGMRYVSLMIAGLIIPLSFWWFYALREPGFQKASKQEKTHFWKDMGMVVSNRNFVMLTLTVFTLAMGFNFVQLLGSYIPIFYIFGGDKVAGATLLGINGTVWAITGVLAVFPLNWISPRLGKRNTLIISMALMALAQLSKIVCYNPHYPYLIVIPTMLLSAGMLFFFTLGSSMVGDICDEDELNTGKRSEGNYYAIFWWFIKMGTALASFVAGALIVFIMFDEAQVTKVDSLQGTIRELRSSVQAWSGQKGFGGTSAGLLSTARKQCADALDESRIYATYLKKELDKAGAEGNESLPDYKADRKKALARALEVTNATIIDLKKAGDELNTVTGQTPEPLLKSLALETAAITFRTKLEKAGLNSFELISHLESKSAKPRWINSGENREHYVDILARMKSVQEQVRHLSPSSELSALEQALDRLDRDIMPIKKQTPYTLLMMRVVEIGLPFIMSLLSIFFILRYTLTEKRSLEIKDILKQQNSGQAGGMA
- a CDS encoding nucleotidyl transferase AbiEii/AbiGii toxin family protein yields the protein MEIQEFLKIAAALQKHDVEYVLVGAVAMALQGIVRATGDIDLFIRPDPVNVRRLKEALRSVFDDPEIEGITEQDLAGEYPVVRYGPPSCDYVIDILSRLGEALGFDDIVAEERSLEGVRVRVATPLTLYRMKRGTIRSQDRVDAELLREKFHIEEE
- a CDS encoding GAF domain-containing sensor histidine kinase; this encodes MAGQKNPTDPGSTGDDRHFELVIQASEILTSSPDIKEILDRLMDQVLTVINAQAGYVLMRRDDGGDWQFYAARSREKGEIPPEKIMISRSVVNQAVLSGEPVITTDALHDQRFEGKTSIGLYGLKSVLCVPLVIQGEARGVIYADNPVETAVFGPRDTALLLSIARQAAIAMENAGLYEKMKTIHEESMEKARRELQETQARLFQASKMAAVGELAAGVAHEINNPLGAIEVTISAMQSHGGDEKLMGRLDNVMRAILRCKSIISKLLAFSRPSGGPVTRTGIADLIGNTLPLFDLALQKERIKIRLDIEQGLFVRADGGELAQAITNIILNARDAMASLETGARREIAICAYSRGEMVSLEIGDTGTGMSEEVMERAFEPFFTTKKPGEGTGLGLALAFQIVKKHGGSIELASRAGEGTRVKMDFPADEEHVR
- a CDS encoding response regulator; translation: MAERILIVDDDEFMRTSLKTELEEEGFDVALAVNGTQAVTLAREGHFDLILCDVRMPDIDGIETITAIREANPSARVIFITAYASADTPVSALRLRVDDYLMKPFSFSELLSSIKAALVRLRQKESFIDGVARYCGSFMKIIRGVLFESKISHLQGHAEHVARFSLRIGRHLGLSPLRMQNLYLAALLHDIGYVELHPSLMEKREFEERDRELVKNHPVFARELLAPFRELREVATIIYCHHERWDGKGYPQGLSGEQIPVESRIIAIAEAYDSLTSARPHREKLDMAGAVSHIERESGKAFDGTIVETAKKILASTEKDDIEVLPVANEKHDGRISALLTLAELYLEAGDYGTAREAFSNAKELINEGASEELYARAEMGMSDLLSRQGRHEEALAMALDLLDYTAQRSLQLLQALAIIRASALRMELGRYDEVEKDLLLALKVLTLWESAPGKCQAELLLTALYALGGERDSRKFEEHLCLFVASPSAGQCFKAFTRYEALIHAILKRSMEKDAYLVEITALLAKAPGAAMKVLESLSEDRDFLVRERAGMILGKLSAHQPAGLPAGKESPQKPADTGEKASAASPRAPAGHLLKVFLFGAFRVSAGAAFIESGVWITQKTRSLFAFLASRLGEEVHEEKLIDLFWLEGGKDPRHSLHNSVSTIRKLVTAHLGGQGRSVIIHRQSTYCLNARLVDFVDYISFNDSYHRGMALLKEGCHEEAIAALQKAEGLYTGDFLESSYDEWSDEVRLMARNRHIELLFTLGKYFADKQKYEVGIGYFRKILTVDNICEDAYWGIMVSSIGLKNENEAIRSYQQCAKVLKREMDLPPPSKLTELYLSLIDRKPS